Genomic DNA from Streptomyces sp. GS7:
GTAGAGGTAGCCGCCCGCGGCCGCGGTCAGGGCGTTGAGTTCGACGACGTCGATCAGCCCGCCCATCGAGCCGATGCCGTCGACCAGCACGATCGGGGTCCGTCCCGCGTCCACCGCCTCGTCGAGCAGGGCGCCGAGCCCGGCGGTGTCGTGCGCGTCGAACCGGCTGACCGGGCCGATCTGTTCGAAGATGCCGCGCAGTACCTGGATCGAGGCGTGCGCGGTGCGGTCGACGAGGAACACCGGTCCGGCCTCGGCCATCGGGTAGCTGGGCAGCGCGTCGGCCGCCAGCAGCGGCAGCACACCGAGGTGGACGTTGCCGACAGAGGTGAAGGCCGTGACCGATCGCAGACCGTAGATGCGGTCCAGGATCGATTCCAGTTCCTCCAGGTCGTCCAGCCGCATCCGGGTCCGTGCGGAGGCGAAGTGCACGCCGGCGCGGTCGATGGCCTCCTTCGCGCTGTGCAGGAGCTGGGGGTGCACTTCCAACCCCAGGTAGGAGCAGGAGACGAACTCGACGGCCTCGCTGCCGTCGGCCAGTTCGACCACCTTGCCCCGGCGGCAGTGGAAGACGTGCGAGGTCAGGTCGCGCTCGGTGGCGAGGGCGAGCGCGTCGGTCGTGTTCTCAAGGCGGTTGGTCAGCCAGTTCTTGGAGATCTCCAGCAGGGCCACAGACAGTCCTCAGATGAGTGGGAACGTTCGAGTGCCGGAGTGGGGGGGGTGGATCCGGACTTGGGTCGGCGGTCAGAGCTCGACGAAGAACGGAGTCTTGCCGCGTGTGTTGCGCACGAAGTCCGCTGTGGGAACGTGCCGCAGGGTGAAGCCCCGGAAGCCCGGCATGGCAAAGACCCGGCCGAGGTGGTAACCCTCGCGCAGCCGCCGGAGCACCTCGTCGCCGGTGGGGCGGACGGCGAGCCGGTCGGCGAGCAGGAGGACGACGTCGAATCCGCGGTCGGGGGCGCGCCGTACCTGGAACTGGCAGTCGGCCGGGTCGGCCACTCCGAGGCCGCGCAGCTGAGCCATGACCAGGTCCTGGGAGATCGTCGCGCCGTCGACGTTGAGCGAGCGGGGCACGCGTCCGGTCAGCGTGATCCGCGAGGTGGGGCTGCCGCAGGCGCAGCCGCCGGTGGTGTGCCGTATCGCACGGTCGCCCATCCGAAAGCGCACCAGGGGCATCCCGGTGTCGGTCAGCGTGGTGGTGATGACCTCGCCTTCCTCGCCGTCGGCCACCTCGGCGCCGGTCTCCGGGTCGACCACCTCGACGAACATCGCGTCGTCGTGCACATGGTGGGTGCCGTCGCCCTGAAAGGGGCACTGGTAGCCGATGGGGCCCGTCTCGCTGGTCGAGTAGGACAGCGACCTCACCCGCAATCCGGGGATCGCCTCGGTCATGACCGCCGCGCGGGCCGCTCCGAGGTTCTCGCCGATGTACAGGTAGGTACGCAGCGACGCCAGCGACGCCAGGTTCGCCGGGTCGGACAGCAGGTCGGCGCCCATCGCGGGCGAGCCGATCAGCGTGTCGATTCGGTGTTCGCGGATGACCTCCAGCAGTTCCTCCGTGCGCATCGAGGTCCCCAGGGGATACGTCTGCGCGCCGAGGCGCCGGGTGAGGTCCTGGGCGAAGGAGAACGCCCCGTTCAGTTCACCGGGGTAGAGGCAGTTGCCCACCCGGCTCGGGGCCGTCGTCAGCGCGGCGCGTACGCCCCGTGCGCCGAGGTGGGTGACCCGGACGTCGAACTCCCAGGAGTGGTAGAGGACTTTGCGCTTTCCCGAGGTGCCGCTGGAGCGCAGCACCATTCCGCTGTCGGCGCTGTCGAGCACCAGATCGGTCACCGCGGGCGGGCACAAGTCCTCAAGCGTGTCGGGCGACATGAGGGGTAGTTCGGACAGGTCGTCCGCGGTACGGACGCCCTCGATACCAGGCCATCGGGCTGCCGCGGCGGGACGTTTCACGATGGCGTCCACCGTCGCCAACAGGTTGTCGCTACGCAGGCGCGCGAGTTCGTCTGCTCCGAGAGCCTCCAGGTCGTCCGCTAGTTGAACACGCGAATTGCTTGATCTTAAAGGGCGAACAGAGATCGACACTTCCGCTTCCCCCGTCGTTCTTCACCGGGCATCCGCCTGCGCCCGTCGGCGCTTACGCTACGCGGAGCCCGAGCGGCCCGGGCTAGCGAAATTGAGCCAACTCCCGACATGATCTTCGACAAAACCATCGCATGCGGAATCGGATGCTCCACCCGGCATGATCACGCTATTCAGCAACCGGCACACAAGGCTGCAGCCCCCACGTTGACGTGCACTCCAACCACTTCCACACACAAGCGATTTGCCCCTGGAACACATTCCCTGAACAACGATCACACTTAAGCAACTCCAGCCGCATTTCTTGATCACGACCTCTCCGACACGTCGCCGCCGCGGCGACATTTCCCCAGCGGCGGCATTTCCCCGTATCCCATACGGTCTTCCACATACCCCTGGTAAACCGGAGTGGCATGCTCCATGACCCTTCATTCCCTTCATTCCCTTCACTCCCCGCCCGGCTCCATCACCGGTCCACGACGCACACTCGACGCGCAGACGCACAGCGTGGGCAGCTGCCACAGCGCGGGTCGGCTGTAGACCGGTTGCGGGCCGGTCGCGAACCGGCACGACGAACGATCGGACTGATGCCGGCCGGACACGACGACCGGGAGCGTATCCGCGCCACACGCGAAGCACGGCGCCCCAGACGAAGCCGGCAACAGCGCGCTCACGAACCTTCGATGACGCGCCGGCTGTCCGGTATCCGCCCCTCGGCGTCCGCGAGGGCTGAACGGCCGCCGCACCGAGAAAATCGCGCACGCCCCGGCCCGACGCGGACAGTCGTGGGCGAGCCGCTACGGGCACGGCCGGCGGGGCCCACGCGTCAGACATCCATCGCACAGCGCCCGCCGATGCCGCACGGCTCCAAGGTCGCCCCCACTCACAAAGAGGGCCCACCCGCCGAAGCCAGTGACTCCGGCGGTCGGAAGCTCAACTCCCTTGCACCGTAAGGGCCCGCCAAAGGCAGGACGTTCCGCTCCCTCTCCGGATCCGCCACTCACGTCGTCGGCGGCAAGCGCGCTGCGGTGTGCCGTCGCACCGCATTAGCCGTCCGTTAGCAGAACGCCAACCCGGTCTTCGAAGCTGATTTTCGTCCGGAGTGAGAGACAAGAGAACACAGCAACGGGAGACCTGATGAACACCGCCACCACCCGCTTCCGCGGCCGTGCCGGCCGCCGCCTCGCCGCCACCGTCGTCGCCACCGCGGCGCTGGGGCTGGGTGCCACCGCCTGCGGGCAGGGCTCCGGGACAACGGGCGCCGCCGGCCCCTCGGCCTCGGCCCAGCCCACGAGCGGCTCTCCCTCCGACAAGTCCAACTCGCAGGGCCACAACGGCGGCAAGTCCACCGCGGCGCCGTCCGCCGCCCGGGGCTCGGGCACCGGCGGCAGCACCGGCGGCAAGCCCGCCTCCACCGGGGGCGGCGTCGCCCACGCCGGTAACCACCGCACGATCGTCGGCACGCTGAACTACCTCGCGCCCGGTAAACTGATCGTCAAGCCCC
This window encodes:
- a CDS encoding phenylacetate--CoA ligase family protein, which encodes MKRPAAAARWPGIEGVRTADDLSELPLMSPDTLEDLCPPAVTDLVLDSADSGMVLRSSGTSGKRKVLYHSWEFDVRVTHLGARGVRAALTTAPSRVGNCLYPGELNGAFSFAQDLTRRLGAQTYPLGTSMRTEELLEVIREHRIDTLIGSPAMGADLLSDPANLASLASLRTYLYIGENLGAARAAVMTEAIPGLRVRSLSYSTSETGPIGYQCPFQGDGTHHVHDDAMFVEVVDPETGAEVADGEEGEVITTTLTDTGMPLVRFRMGDRAIRHTTGGCACGSPTSRITLTGRVPRSLNVDGATISQDLVMAQLRGLGVADPADCQFQVRRAPDRGFDVVLLLADRLAVRPTGDEVLRRLREGYHLGRVFAMPGFRGFTLRHVPTADFVRNTRGKTPFFVEL
- a CDS encoding aminotransferase class I/II-fold pyridoxal phosphate-dependent enzyme, giving the protein MALLEISKNWLTNRLENTTDALALATERDLTSHVFHCRRGKVVELADGSEAVEFVSCSYLGLEVHPQLLHSAKEAIDRAGVHFASARTRMRLDDLEELESILDRIYGLRSVTAFTSVGNVHLGVLPLLAADALPSYPMAEAGPVFLVDRTAHASIQVLRGIFEQIGPVSRFDAHDTAGLGALLDEAVDAGRTPIVLVDGIGSMGGLIDVVELNALTAAAGGYLYVDDAHGISIAGPQGGGYAHEAFGTDLPDSVILVGSLSKAFGGAGGFGVLRDRADTKVLRKFGNPLIFGGPIALPMVSANLASARLHLNGAVVPLQDRLWQNTELFDQHTYGRLVNAGERSPVRGAAFAAEADALAAAERLRKAGILVTPAFYPTVARGTGLVRFAVSALHTDEQIARAAEALGDLD